One Rosa chinensis cultivar Old Blush chromosome 5, RchiOBHm-V2, whole genome shotgun sequence genomic region harbors:
- the LOC112201407 gene encoding polyribonucleotide nucleotidyltransferase 1, chloroplastic — protein sequence MLWASSRANYDSVLISWIIGLFLFCSLSLLVPRKNLKVRALTDAGAAAAVDVTQPYSVKIPVGDRHILIETGHIGRQASGSLTVMDGETIVYTSVCLADAPSEPGGFFKREGTAKDHEVIVEHLSVEEIAGIKEAFQLMDTDNKGKVSLDQLRNGIQELS from the exons ATGTTATGGGCTTCGAGCCGAGCAAATTACGATTCTGTTTTGATATCCTGGATTATAGGTTTGTTTTTG TTTTGCAGTTTGTCCCTCCTCGTTCCCAGAAAGAATCTCAAGGTCAGAGCTTTGACCGACGCCGGAGCTGCTGCCGCGGTTGATGTTACTCAGCCTTATTCCGTCAAAATCCCCGTTGGTGATAGGCAC ATTTTGATTGAGACAGGTCATATTGGGAGACAAGCCAGTGGTTCTCTTACCGTCATGGATGGAGAAACT ATTGTTTACACATCTGTTTGTTTGGCTGATGCTCCAAGTGAACC TGGAGGCTTTTTCAAACGAGAAGGAACGGCAAAAGATCATGAG GTCATAGTCGAGCATTTGTCAGTTGAGGAAATAGCTGGCATAAAGGAGGCATTTCAATTGATGGATACTGACAACAAAGGCAAGGTATCCCTGGATCAGCTTCGAAATGGAATACAAGAACTCAGCTAG